Proteins co-encoded in one Balearica regulorum gibbericeps isolate bBalReg1 chromosome 16, bBalReg1.pri, whole genome shotgun sequence genomic window:
- the LOC142604184 gene encoding uncharacterized protein LOC142604184 has product MSAKLYVLISWPDGSRVINIENIKEPRKPFHLYAVGEQVLARCPGFSGLYWGMVEGISEHKDILEKKLLEDRQLLEKLKEEPAVHSLMPPQPKKSRKTFPKWTPGNASRKYHGDRTYPAKPLLRTAEASLPHDTGSSSIIKERRALGNAAGSPRSLAGPPPSAGAFTPPSTFITMAMPGTSQGEEDRAGPATRDNVQRYIVSAYFAHYVFCDGNRSSP; this is encoded by the exons ATGTCAGCCAAGCTCTATGTCCTCATCAGTTGGCCCGATGGCAGCCGGGTGATCAACATCGAGAACATCAAGGAGCCCCGTAAGCCCTTCCACCTCTATGCGGTGGGCGAGCAGGTGCTGGCCCGCTGTCCTGGCTTCAGTGGGCTCTACTGGGGGATGGTGGAAGGCATAAGTG AGCATAAAGATATTTTAGagaagaagctgctggaagaTAGACAACTCCTGGAGAAGTTAA AAGAAGAACCGGCCGTCCACAGCTTGATGCCACCCCAGccaaaaaaatccaggaaaacCTTCCCAAAATGGACCCCGGGGAATGCATCCAGGAAATACCATGGTGACAGGACTTACCCTGCCAAGCCACTGCTGAGGACGGCCGAGGCCAGCCTGCCCCATGACACTGGCAGCTCCTCCATCATCAAGGAGAGACGTGCCCTGGGCAACGCGGCAGGAAGCCCCCGCTCACTGGCAGGGCCCCCCCCCTCAGCTGGTGCCTTCACACCCCCATCCACGTTTATCACCATGGCCATGCCAGGGACTTCCCAGGGTGAAGAGGACAGGGCTGGTCCAGCTACCAGAG ACAATGTCCAGAGATACATTGTCTCTGCTTACTTTGCCCACTATGTCTTTTGTGATGGGAACAGAAGCAGCCCTTGA